The Fervidobacterium pennivorans DNA segment AAGGACTTGGTTCCAAATTTACGGAATTGGCTATTGATTGGGCAAAAAATAACGGCGCTATCAGAATTGAAGCAGAAACCTTGGAAAAGAACATACCCATGCGAAAAATATTAGAAAAATATGGTTTCCAACTAGAGGGTAAAAAAAGCTGTTATCTTAAGAACCCTTATACTTACGAGAACGTGGTCATTTACGGAAAGATTTTAAATGAACAAAGGTGCATGGAACAGAACTTTCAAAGATAACGCATTACAAAAGTAATAGACTGTATTTCTTGAGTTTGTGAAAAACTACATAACCTAGTATAATAAGTTTTAGACGAGACAGCCTTATTCTAAAAAATTTGGAGGGGACAATTATGTCAATTACGACGAAAACTGGCGATATGGGAGAAACAAGTCTTGCAAACGGAGAACGCATATCAAAAGCACATCTTAGGGTTGAAAGCTATGGTACTGTTGACGAATTGAACTCATTTTTGGGGCTGGTCAAGCATTTCTTACCCGATTACGAAAGGGAAATCGTAGAACAGGTCCAAAGGGACCTTTTTAGACTGGCAGCCGAACTGGCAAAAGGAGAAAAATTTGTCAGGTTGATAAATGACGAAGACGTTGAAACGCTTACGAAATATGTTCACACCTATGAGGAAACTGTAAAACTTGATTCTTTCGTCCTACCGGGCGAAACTATTCCAAGCGCTTATTTAGATGTATGCAGAACAATTGCAAGGCGAGCAGAACGGCTCGTCGTACGTCTTTCAGAACAAGAACAAGTAAGACCAGAAATTATAAAGTATCTGAATCGTCTCTCTGATTTGCTTTACATAATGGCTCGTTTCGTAGAAGGTAAACACTTAACAAAGATAAGGGGAAGTGAATTATGAAAATGTCAAGTACTGTAAACGCTCCCCATGTTACAATAGACGGTGAACATCTAACTTTGGAAGATGTTCATCTTGTAAGTCGGGAGCATGCCCAAGTTGCGATATCTTTAGAAGCTTACGAAAAAGTAAAAAAAAGTAGAGAAATTGTTCAAAGGTTTCTTGACGTGGGCAAACCCATATACGGTGTCAACACGGGATTTGGCGCGCTAGCAAATATTCGAATATCAAAGGAAAAACTCAAAGAGCTACAAAAAAACATAATTCTCTCACACTCTGCAGGTGTAGGTAATTATCTTCCTGAAGACTTCGTGAGAGCAATTATATTAATAAGAGCCAACGCATTAGCTAAAGGACTCAGTGGTGTTAGACCGATAGTTGTGGAAAAACTCGTGGAGCTCTTGAACAAAAAAATAACGCCTGCTGTTCCGGAAATAGGTTCAGTTGGCGCAAGTGGTGATTTAGCTCCCTTATCGCACATTGCAATGGTATTAATTGGGGAAGGAAAAATCGTCAGAGATGGAAAAGCTGTTCTCTTCAATCCCTCAGATTATGGTTTCCAACCAATACATTTGGAAGAAAAAGAAGGTTTAAGTTTGATAAACGGGACTCAGTTCATGGCAGCACACTTAGCTTTAATCGTACGTGACTTAGAAAAACTTATGAAGATAGCCACCTTAATTGCCGCTTCAAGTGTCGATGTACTTTTCGGAACTCCTGCAGCATTCGACGAAAGAATACAGCTCGCGAGACCGCATCCAGGTCAGATAAAAGTTGCACAGATGCTCAGGGAGTTTCTCGACGGAAGTCAAATCAGAGAGAGCCACAAAAACTGTGGGAAAGTGCAGGATGCTTACACACTGAGAACGATACCTCAAGTTTACGGAGCGGTCTTGGATACTATCGAATGGGTTAAAGAAGTTGTCCAGCGTGAAATTAACTCTGCTACTGACAATCCTTTAGTTTTCGAAGATGGAATCGTCAGTGGTGGCAATTTCCATGGAGAACCTTTGGCTCTTTGCGCAGATTACTTATCAATCGCATTAACTTCGATGGGAAATATGATAGAAAGGAGAATTGATAGATTAGTTAATCCAAAGGTCAACGAAGGTCTACCACCGTTCCTTGCTGGTGGCGAAGAAGGTCTAAACAGCGGTTATATGATTTGGCAATACACGGCTGCTGCCATATGTAACGAAAACAAGGTCCTTTCTCATCCAGCAAGTGCTGATTCTATACCGACTTCAGCTTATCAAGAAGATCACGTTAGTATGGGAGCTAATGCGGTTAGAAAGCTTAGGAAAATCTTTGACAACATTGTCTCACTAATTAGCATTGAAGCGATGCTTGTTTCTGTTGCCTTAGATTCGCGAAGACCCTTAAGGAGTTCTTGTAAAATTGAAGATTTTTATGGTAAAATTAATGTAAGATTATCAGAAGATAGATATTTTGGTGA contains these protein-coding regions:
- a CDS encoding cob(I)yrinic acid a,c-diamide adenosyltransferase, with the protein product MSITTKTGDMGETSLANGERISKAHLRVESYGTVDELNSFLGLVKHFLPDYEREIVEQVQRDLFRLAAELAKGEKFVRLINDEDVETLTKYVHTYEETVKLDSFVLPGETIPSAYLDVCRTIARRAERLVVRLSEQEQVRPEIIKYLNRLSDLLYIMARFVEGKHLTKIRGSEL
- the hutH gene encoding histidine ammonia-lyase, which translates into the protein MKMSSTVNAPHVTIDGEHLTLEDVHLVSREHAQVAISLEAYEKVKKSREIVQRFLDVGKPIYGVNTGFGALANIRISKEKLKELQKNIILSHSAGVGNYLPEDFVRAIILIRANALAKGLSGVRPIVVEKLVELLNKKITPAVPEIGSVGASGDLAPLSHIAMVLIGEGKIVRDGKAVLFNPSDYGFQPIHLEEKEGLSLINGTQFMAAHLALIVRDLEKLMKIATLIAASSVDVLFGTPAAFDERIQLARPHPGQIKVAQMLREFLDGSQIRESHKNCGKVQDAYTLRTIPQVYGAVLDTIEWVKEVVQREINSATDNPLVFEDGIVSGGNFHGEPLALCADYLSIALTSMGNMIERRIDRLVNPKVNEGLPPFLAGGEEGLNSGYMIWQYTAAAICNENKVLSHPASADSIPTSAYQEDHVSMGANAVRKLRKIFDNIVSLISIEAMLVSVALDSRRPLRSSCKIEDFYGKINVRLSEDRYFGENFEKVKEVILKEVFS